The Moraxella osloensis genome contains a region encoding:
- a CDS encoding lipocalin family protein, whose product MRFSKKYCTTKNIALATILGGAVALTACTTTPTTSDTATSTGVGKAQAVQSVDLNRYAGKWYEIARLPMFFQRNCASDVTATYTLQPTGKIEVNNQCMGKDGKPMQSIGEASKNGDSGSKLKVIFLPQALRWLPVGKADYWVLALDPNYNHALVGTPNQKYLWILSRTPTMDEATYQTMVTTAKSQGYDVSKLQKTVQHSR is encoded by the coding sequence ATGCGTTTTAGCAAAAAATACTGCACCACAAAAAATATTGCTCTAGCCACTATCTTGGGTGGTGCCGTGGCTCTAACCGCTTGTACGACCACACCAACTACGAGCGATACTGCAACATCAACAGGCGTTGGTAAAGCTCAGGCGGTGCAAAGCGTCGATTTAAACCGTTATGCGGGGAAATGGTACGAAATCGCCCGTTTGCCGATGTTTTTTCAGCGTAACTGTGCCAGTGATGTCACCGCCACTTACACCCTACAACCGACAGGCAAGATTGAAGTCAATAACCAATGTATGGGCAAAGATGGCAAGCCCATGCAAAGCATTGGGGAAGCCAGCAAAAATGGCGACAGTGGCAGTAAACTTAAAGTTATTTTCTTGCCGCAAGCATTGCGTTGGTTGCCTGTGGGTAAAGCCGACTATTGGGTGCTTGCTTTAGACCCTAATTATAACCATGCGTTGGTGGGTACGCCAAACCAAAAATACTTGTGGATTTTGTCACGCACGCCCACGATGGATGAAGCTACTTATCAAACAATGGTCACTACTGCAAAATCTCAAGGCTACGATGTCAGTAAATTGCAAAAAACCGTACAACATAGCCGATAA